In Desulfobotulus pelophilus, a single window of DNA contains:
- a CDS encoding DUF6653 family protein, producing METQSNFITRLLLMSDTTWLRHANPWSAWTRIITCLPLLTLSLWSRAWIGRWSILPIIAALLWIWLNPRVFPAPKSTDNWASQGVLGERFWLNRKVIPIPHHHVIAGNTLLAISGTGLFPFIYGIWQLSVWPTIFGGLLMYVGKLWYFDRMVWLYGDMKDKVAQHATWLTPNTYQAPGGQE from the coding sequence ATGGAAACACAAAGTAATTTTATTACCAGACTGTTGCTAATGTCCGATACCACTTGGCTACGACATGCCAACCCGTGGAGTGCATGGACAAGGATCATTACATGTCTCCCGTTATTAACATTATCCCTTTGGAGTAGGGCGTGGATTGGCCGATGGTCTATACTACCCATAATCGCCGCCCTGCTATGGATCTGGCTAAACCCCAGAGTTTTTCCAGCACCAAAGTCAACCGACAATTGGGCCTCGCAAGGAGTTTTGGGAGAAAGATTTTGGCTGAACAGAAAAGTTATTCCGATTCCTCATCACCATGTTATTGCCGGCAATACCCTGCTTGCAATAAGTGGGACGGGTCTTTTTCCTTTTATCTATGGTATTTGGCAATTAAGTGTCTGGCCTACCATTTTCGGTGGATTGTTAATGTATGTGGGAAAGCTCTGGTACTTCGATCGAATGGTTTGGCTTTATGGAGATATGAAAGATAAAGTTGCTCAACATGCCACATGGCTAACACCGAACACTTATCAGGCCCCCGGCGGTCAAGAGTAA
- a CDS encoding efflux RND transporter permease subunit, whose product MIIPRTAVKKRTTVMVLLFLLLIFGAYSYNTLPRESTPDISIPYVFVSTPYKGVAAADIETSITIPIEKKLRGMKGVKKVKSISSEGLSQINIEFLPNTDINVALQDVRNKVDEAKGELPTDLEDDPAVFEVNFSEFPIVIFSLSGTSGIARLKEIADDLKDAIETIPGILEVDIIGGLEREIVIEIDPDKLAYYRIPITAFQDAVARENINTSGGAITLGHGRYQIQVPGEFSTPEEILMLVVATQENQPIYLKDVAKVLDDFKEETSRSRIDGRPSVNISVKKRSGENIIEITETIDRLIEKESQTWPEGTDITKTMDAAKDIRSMVADLENNILSGLVLVVLVLFFALGGRNALLVAMAVPFSMLITFTILYALGITLNMVVLFSLTLALGMMVDNTIVIIENIYRFMEQGVPRFQAAIRASEEVAWPIIGATLTTLAAFLPLLFWPGVMGEFMKYLPQTLIITLSSSLFVALVINPALASFFMRVKGRKETPENDKLNGVSIPDGGEEPIRIRGPILRTYQELMETALDNRITMIITAFLILAFFFMFWLLRVGLERPVEFFSSVDPRNIYVNFRMPEGADLEYIDHVVKRAEMAIARKEFSSENPLEPITDESYAKALSPRIHTTRTGSTFSGPSDFDNIEHIYAEAVSGPTMSGFGGSSPTHIGIQFIDLEERKTPSPRTLEAIRQRVQHIPGAYITVQEQDEGPPTGPPINIEISGDDFRVLGSLARQVEELISKVPHVRDVENDYIESIPSIEIRIDRQKAALFGLSTASIGSALKTAYNGMEVSTYREGDEDYDITVRLPEKDRKGSEVLKKLMIAAPSGQLVPLSTLAEFRYSGTMGNIVRINHERVVTVKAAIDETRMPGATARLYAEKLMKEVPMPHGYTYRFTGEEEEQQESQEFLSKAFLAALLCIFLILVSLFNSVTQPVMIMTSVILSLGGVFLGLTVLNLPFGIIMSGVGVISLAGVVVNNAIVLIDYINRLKDKGYAVRDAVIAGGATRLRPVLLTAITTILGLIPMVTGISYDFRNLSLSLVSESSQWWRSMAIVIIFGLMVSTFLTLVVVPVLYSLIHSIQEKWKRVVGKATL is encoded by the coding sequence ATGATCATACCGAGAACGGCTGTCAAAAAACGCACTACAGTGATGGTTCTGCTCTTTCTTCTGCTCATCTTCGGAGCCTACAGCTACAACACCCTGCCCCGGGAAAGCACGCCGGATATTTCCATACCCTATGTGTTTGTTTCCACCCCCTATAAAGGAGTAGCTGCCGCAGACATTGAAACCAGCATCACCATACCCATTGAAAAAAAACTCCGGGGCATGAAAGGCGTCAAAAAGGTTAAGTCCATCAGCTCAGAAGGCCTCTCCCAGATTAACATTGAGTTTCTTCCCAATACGGATATCAACGTTGCCCTGCAGGATGTACGCAACAAGGTGGATGAAGCCAAGGGTGAGCTCCCAACAGATCTTGAGGATGATCCGGCGGTTTTTGAGGTCAATTTTTCCGAATTTCCCATTGTTATCTTTTCCCTTTCCGGAACATCGGGCATTGCCCGCTTAAAGGAAATTGCCGATGACCTCAAAGATGCCATAGAAACCATACCCGGCATTCTTGAAGTGGACATCATCGGCGGGCTGGAGCGGGAAATAGTCATCGAAATAGATCCGGACAAACTGGCCTATTACCGTATACCCATCACCGCTTTTCAGGATGCGGTTGCCAGAGAAAACATCAACACCTCCGGTGGTGCCATCACCCTTGGCCATGGCCGGTATCAGATTCAGGTTCCCGGAGAATTCAGCACACCCGAAGAAATCCTCATGCTGGTGGTGGCTACTCAGGAAAACCAGCCCATTTACCTGAAAGATGTGGCAAAAGTTCTGGACGACTTCAAGGAAGAGACCAGCCGTTCCCGCATTGACGGCAGGCCTTCGGTGAATATTTCCGTAAAAAAACGCTCTGGTGAAAACATTATTGAAATTACGGAAACCATCGACCGGCTCATTGAAAAGGAAAGCCAGACCTGGCCGGAAGGTACGGATATCACCAAAACCATGGATGCGGCCAAGGACATCCGCTCCATGGTGGCCGACCTGGAAAACAACATCCTTTCCGGTCTGGTTCTGGTGGTACTGGTCCTTTTCTTTGCCCTTGGCGGCCGCAATGCCCTTCTCGTGGCCATGGCCGTACCCTTTTCCATGCTCATCACCTTTACCATACTGTACGCACTGGGCATTACCCTGAACATGGTGGTGCTGTTCAGCCTGACACTGGCCCTGGGGATGATGGTGGACAATACCATTGTCATCATCGAAAACATCTACCGTTTCATGGAGCAGGGCGTACCCCGCTTTCAGGCAGCCATCCGCGCCAGTGAGGAAGTGGCCTGGCCCATCATCGGTGCCACCCTCACCACCCTTGCGGCCTTTCTGCCCCTTCTTTTCTGGCCCGGTGTCATGGGCGAATTCATGAAGTACCTGCCCCAGACCCTGATCATCACCCTTTCATCCAGTCTGTTTGTGGCTCTGGTGATCAACCCGGCACTGGCCTCCTTCTTCATGCGGGTAAAGGGCAGAAAAGAAACACCTGAAAACGATAAGCTCAACGGGGTTTCCATTCCCGATGGAGGAGAAGAACCCATCCGCATCCGCGGCCCCATTCTGAGAACCTATCAGGAGCTCATGGAAACGGCACTGGACAACCGCATCACCATGATCATTACGGCCTTTCTGATACTGGCCTTCTTCTTCATGTTCTGGCTGCTCCGGGTGGGGCTGGAAAGACCGGTGGAATTTTTCTCTTCGGTGGACCCGCGAAACATCTACGTTAACTTCCGCATGCCGGAAGGTGCGGATCTGGAATACATCGACCATGTGGTAAAAAGGGCGGAAATGGCCATTGCCCGTAAAGAATTCAGCAGTGAGAACCCCCTTGAACCCATTACGGATGAAAGCTATGCCAAAGCCCTGAGTCCCCGTATCCACACCACCCGCACGGGCAGCACATTTTCCGGCCCCAGCGATTTTGATAACATTGAGCACATCTATGCAGAAGCCGTATCCGGCCCTACCATGTCCGGGTTCGGCGGCAGCAGCCCCACCCACATCGGCATTCAGTTCATTGATCTGGAGGAACGGAAAACCCCCTCTCCCCGGACCCTGGAAGCCATACGCCAGCGGGTACAGCACATACCCGGCGCCTACATCACCGTACAGGAACAGGATGAAGGCCCTCCCACGGGCCCGCCCATCAATATTGAAATTTCCGGAGATGATTTCAGGGTGCTGGGCTCCCTTGCCCGTCAGGTAGAAGAACTGATCAGCAAAGTACCCCATGTCCGGGATGTGGAAAACGACTATATCGAATCCATTCCTTCCATCGAAATCCGTATCGACAGGCAGAAGGCCGCCCTTTTCGGCCTGTCCACGGCTTCCATCGGGTCTGCTCTGAAAACAGCCTATAACGGGATGGAGGTATCCACCTACCGGGAAGGAGATGAGGATTACGACATTACCGTTCGTCTGCCTGAAAAAGACAGAAAGGGCAGCGAAGTTCTGAAAAAACTCATGATCGCAGCCCCCTCCGGCCAACTGGTACCCCTGAGTACACTGGCCGAATTCCGCTATTCCGGAACCATGGGTAATATTGTACGCATCAATCACGAGCGTGTGGTAACGGTAAAAGCAGCCATAGACGAAACCCGGATGCCCGGTGCCACAGCACGGCTCTATGCGGAAAAACTGATGAAAGAAGTTCCCATGCCCCATGGCTATACCTACCGGTTCACCGGCGAGGAGGAAGAACAGCAGGAATCCCAGGAATTTCTTTCCAAAGCCTTTCTGGCCGCCCTGCTCTGTATTTTCCTCATCCTTGTCAGTCTTTTCAATTCCGTTACCCAGCCGGTGATGATCATGACCTCCGTTATTCTTTCTCTGGGCGGTGTGTTTCTGGGGCTTACGGTTTTAAATCTTCCCTTCGGTATTATCATGAGCGGGGTGGGTGTCATCTCTCTGGCTGGTGTGGTGGTGAACAACGCCATTGTTCTCATAGACTACATCAACAGACTGAAAGACAAGGGCTATGCCGTTCGGGATGCGGTGATTGCCGGCGGTGCCACCCGCCTGCGGCCCGTGCTGCTGACGGCCATCACCACCATTTTAGGGCTGATTCCCATGGTAACGGGTATATCCTATGACTTCAGAAACCTGAGCCTTTCTCTTGTCAGTGAATCTTCCCAGTGGTGGCGGTCCATGGCCATTGTCATCATCTTCGGCCTGATGGTATCCACCTTCCTCACTCTAGTTGTGGTGCCGGTTCTGTACTCCCTGATCCACAGTATTCAGGAAAAATGGAAGCGGGTTGTGGGGAAAGCCACTTTATAG
- a CDS encoding integron integrase, with protein MIRLPEALKAKFQLLLEKSAIPPRERPYYLKWLRYYLDFCQKNALSYADSRNIIAFAEKLQEKKQTAAQIHQAEQAVTIYQTGISMVLPCESSAVPVRAVRPYPDFSENTRPVEWKPPGNVAPAPVFFRRGGDDHPDSAGCQNQANEIPCPWDQALLALSNEIRVRQYSPKTLKAYTLWAEKLRYFTRHKPPERLHVDDVKRFLTYLAVERKVAASSQNQAFNALLFFFRHVLHREFGSLEGVVRVKRKPYVPVVLSREEVWRVLGNLRYPFDLIVKILYGCGLRLSECMKLRVQDLNFDAMILTIHDGKGKKDRTVPIPQKLKKELEDQLDRVVEKHEKDLAAGYAGVFLPSAMERKYPGAAKELVWQWVFPSRELTLVPDTGEQRRYHLHETHVQKAIKMGVRKSRLLKRASAHTFRHSFASHLLAANVDLRTIQELLGHSDIRTTMIYTHTVISTTIKEKRSPLDFDDMDC; from the coding sequence ATGATCAGGCTTCCCGAGGCCCTTAAGGCAAAATTCCAGCTGCTTCTGGAAAAGAGTGCCATTCCTCCCAGAGAAAGACCATACTATCTGAAGTGGCTGCGTTATTATCTGGATTTTTGTCAAAAAAATGCCCTTTCCTATGCCGATTCCCGGAATATCATTGCTTTCGCGGAAAAGCTCCAAGAGAAAAAGCAAACAGCAGCACAAATTCATCAGGCAGAGCAGGCCGTAACAATATACCAAACCGGTATTTCCATGGTGCTACCTTGTGAATCTTCTGCCGTGCCTGTCAGGGCTGTACGGCCATATCCGGATTTTTCGGAAAATACCCGGCCTGTGGAATGGAAGCCTCCCGGCAATGTCGCTCCTGCCCCCGTTTTTTTTCGGAGGGGCGGGGATGACCATCCTGATTCGGCTGGCTGCCAGAATCAGGCCAATGAAATCCCGTGCCCATGGGATCAGGCCCTCTTAGCCCTGAGTAATGAAATCAGGGTTCGGCAGTATTCTCCCAAAACCCTGAAAGCCTATACACTCTGGGCCGAAAAACTCCGCTATTTTACCCGCCATAAACCGCCAGAACGGTTGCATGTGGACGATGTGAAGCGTTTTCTTACCTACCTTGCCGTGGAAAGAAAGGTGGCGGCATCGTCCCAGAATCAGGCCTTCAATGCCCTGCTCTTTTTTTTTCGCCATGTGCTTCACAGGGAATTCGGGTCACTAGAGGGGGTGGTGCGGGTAAAAAGAAAGCCTTATGTTCCTGTAGTGCTTTCTAGGGAAGAGGTGTGGCGCGTTCTGGGGAACCTTAGGTATCCATTTGATCTGATAGTAAAAATTCTTTATGGCTGCGGCCTGAGGCTTTCCGAATGTATGAAGCTGAGGGTGCAGGATCTCAACTTTGATGCCATGATTCTCACCATTCATGATGGAAAAGGAAAGAAAGACCGCACCGTTCCCATACCCCAAAAACTGAAAAAAGAGCTGGAAGATCAGCTGGATCGTGTTGTGGAAAAACATGAAAAAGATCTTGCCGCAGGCTATGCAGGGGTTTTTCTGCCTTCCGCCATGGAGCGTAAATACCCCGGTGCGGCGAAGGAGCTTGTCTGGCAGTGGGTTTTTCCGTCCAGAGAGCTGACCCTTGTGCCGGATACGGGGGAGCAGAGGCGATATCATCTCCATGAAACCCATGTGCAGAAGGCGATTAAAATGGGCGTGAGAAAGTCAAGGCTTTTGAAACGCGCCTCCGCCCATACCTTCCGTCATTCCTTTGCCAGCCATCTTCTGGCGGCCAATGTGGATTTGCGTACCATACAGGAACTTCTGGGGCATAGCGATATTCGTACTACCATGATCTATACTCACACGGTTATTTCCACGACCATCAAAGAAAAAAGAAGCCCTTTGGATTTTGATGATATGGATTGCTGA
- a CDS encoding IS110 family transposase, translating to MRFYTKQHLFYCGVDLHADARYVCVLDSTGEIVAHRNLPTTPKAFLRLIKPFRDNLVVGCECMFTWYWLADLCADEGIDFVLGHALYMRAIHGGKAKNDKIDSHKIAVLLRGGSFPLAYTYPKPMRATRDLLRRRNHLARKKAELLVHIQNTATQYNLPEPLGRIAKPSERGDLLDKFTDPVVRAMVEVDLLTIVHYERLLGALERQLEKIAVGHDPVGLALLKSIPGVGRILGLVMLYEIEDISRFPRVQDFVSYCRLVKPAKQSNGKNYGHSGKKIGNAHLRWAFGEAVVLMLKGNKTAQQMLQKLASRHGKGKALAILAHRLGRAVYFMLKNQVPFQQDQFLRT from the coding sequence ATGAGATTCTACACCAAACAACATCTTTTTTACTGCGGCGTCGATTTGCACGCCGACGCCAGGTATGTCTGTGTCCTCGATTCAACCGGCGAGATTGTCGCACATCGCAATCTGCCAACCACCCCGAAGGCTTTCCTGCGTCTGATCAAGCCCTTCCGTGACAATCTGGTGGTCGGCTGCGAGTGTATGTTCACCTGGTACTGGCTGGCTGATCTCTGTGCCGATGAGGGAATCGACTTTGTTCTTGGTCATGCGCTTTACATGCGGGCTATTCATGGCGGCAAGGCCAAGAACGATAAAATCGACTCCCACAAGATTGCTGTGCTGCTGCGCGGTGGTTCGTTTCCGCTGGCCTATACCTATCCCAAACCGATGCGGGCAACGCGGGATCTGCTGCGTCGCCGCAATCATCTGGCGCGTAAAAAGGCGGAACTGCTGGTGCATATCCAGAATACTGCTACTCAGTATAATCTTCCTGAACCGCTGGGGCGTATCGCGAAACCGAGTGAACGGGGCGATCTGCTCGACAAGTTCACCGATCCGGTGGTTCGGGCGATGGTTGAGGTCGATCTGCTGACTATTGTGCACTACGAGCGCCTGCTGGGAGCGCTGGAACGTCAACTGGAAAAGATCGCCGTGGGGCATGATCCGGTCGGTCTGGCGCTGCTTAAAAGCATTCCCGGTGTCGGTCGCATCCTGGGGCTGGTGATGCTCTATGAAATTGAGGATATCAGCCGCTTCCCTCGGGTGCAGGATTTTGTCTCTTATTGCCGTCTGGTGAAACCGGCCAAACAGTCAAACGGCAAAAACTATGGTCATTCCGGCAAGAAAATCGGTAATGCTCATCTACGCTGGGCTTTTGGCGAAGCTGTAGTGCTGATGCTCAAAGGGAATAAAACGGCACAACAGATGCTGCAAAAATTGGCCAGTCGTCACGGCAAAGGCAAGGCGCTGGCGATTCTGGCTCACCGCCTGGGACGAGCGGTGTATTTCATGTTGAAAAATCAGGTGCCGTTTCAGCAGGATCAGTTCCTGCGCACCTGA
- a CDS encoding efflux RND transporter periplasmic adaptor subunit, translating into MNLPDEKKTLQSHWFRKMPLLVLLLMIILVIAVAMAVSRKGERLAAERSTASDQEETGTNVVVLVLTPSQISDRINLPGIISPWVRLTVSAEVAGKVDARLAEEGHHLTKGTPLYRLDERDYRTSYHAARAAFETARASHSRLRELHDEQLTSRSILDTAVAELERTRSAMETARLQLDRCLIEAGMDGILNRMLVEPGQFVAVGDPVAEILQLNPVKVTVGIPESDIHAVREVDTFSVRMDALGGRIFSGTRHRFSRSAEGMARLYDLEIRIENPDDVILPDMFARVDIVKQSRPMALTLPIYAVISSGGTHSVFVESRGRAEKRDVTLGMQEGWQVEILSGLTAGERVVVVGQRDISHGQALRIIKEIHDTGEL; encoded by the coding sequence CATGGCGGTGTCACGCAAAGGGGAAAGGCTGGCTGCGGAACGCAGCACGGCATCCGATCAGGAAGAAACGGGAACCAATGTGGTGGTTCTGGTTCTGACACCTTCCCAGATCAGTGATCGTATCAACCTGCCCGGCATCATCAGCCCCTGGGTACGCCTCACCGTCAGCGCGGAAGTTGCCGGAAAGGTGGATGCCAGACTGGCAGAAGAAGGGCATCATCTTACCAAAGGCACTCCTCTGTACCGCTTGGATGAGAGGGACTACCGCACCAGCTACCATGCGGCCAGAGCCGCCTTTGAAACGGCCAGAGCATCCCACAGCCGCCTCAGGGAGCTGCATGATGAGCAACTGACCAGCCGCTCCATTCTGGATACGGCTGTGGCGGAACTGGAACGGACCCGCTCTGCCATGGAAACGGCCAGACTTCAGCTGGATCGCTGCCTCATTGAAGCAGGCATGGATGGCATTCTCAACCGCATGCTGGTGGAACCGGGCCAATTTGTGGCTGTGGGCGATCCTGTGGCTGAAATTCTCCAGCTTAATCCTGTTAAGGTTACCGTTGGCATTCCCGAATCCGATATCCATGCCGTGCGTGAAGTGGATACTTTCAGCGTGCGTATGGATGCCCTCGGAGGCCGTATTTTCTCCGGCACCCGGCACCGGTTTTCCCGATCCGCTGAGGGCATGGCAAGGCTCTACGATCTGGAGATCCGCATTGAAAACCCGGATGACGTGATTCTTCCGGACATGTTTGCACGGGTGGATATTGTCAAGCAGAGCCGCCCCATGGCCCTGACCCTGCCCATCTATGCGGTCATTTCATCGGGAGGTACCCATTCTGTCTTTGTGGAGAGCCGGGGCCGAGCCGAAAAACGGGACGTTACTCTGGGTATGCAGGAGGGATGGCAGGTGGAGATTCTTTCCGGCCTGACAGCAGGCGAAAGGGTTGTTGTGGTAGGCCAGAGAGATATCAGCCACGGCCAGGCACTCCGCATCATTAAAGAAATCCATGATACCGGGGAACTCTGA